A window of Dermacentor andersoni chromosome 4, qqDerAnde1_hic_scaffold, whole genome shotgun sequence genomic DNA:
TGCTTTAAGATGTAAATAAAAGCACCACACTAGACAGACAGCTTGGTACTGGTGGTAGGTGTCTTTCGGCTGAGGTTCGAGATCATCGTGACACCGGTTGCCGGTAGCCTACATCTACACAGCTAAAGCAGATGGATGAGCAGTGACAGATCCGCCAGTGTAGACGCGGCGACGTTGCTCGTAACAGCATAAAATGTGTCTTGGCGTAAAATATGTTGATAACACGAGGGTTGTCAAGCAGCTGTTTGTCATTCGAGTCACCGGGCAACCCTGTAATACAGTGCACCGCTTTCTTTAGTCGAGGGGCGACACTCTGCTCTTATAGGCAGTTACGGGGAAGAGTCAACGAAAATCTTCGAGCGAGCCCCGTACCAGGCAAGGGTGTAGGGCCACCTACAACCAACCACCCTCTATTCTTCAGGCCGCCTAACGTAGCAGGCTATAGTAGTTTATCGCAGATAAATTTCTTATGGCAACTTCCTCGAGCTTCTCATACTTCTAACTTGGGTCTCCGAATGCACCACATAAGAagcagggcccgtattcacaaaaatctTGCACGCCATAAACGTTCCTAAGAACAACTTCAAGCGAATCCTAATGCTGCACATATCATTAGCGAacgcggccagccaatggcaaagaacacttgcGAACGAGAATCTTGGCGAATTGGGCTACAATTATGTTGAGTCACATCTTTTTGTTCCCAGACGACTAACTATAAGAAGCTTCGCACTTTACTGCGACTGCGTGTAAACTCACTACGTGCATCGCGTCAACACTACGAAAACTCAGTTCTCGACTATGCTTGCCTTGACTTCAATTGACGAGTCTAACTAAATGATATACATGTTCAAGAAAGAGATAACAATGTTCGGTGTCAATGTACTTACATGAAGTGATATTTCTTCGGCAGTTTCTCTTTCTGCGTTGCAACTTACCATCCAaagttgcgatagcaaatactAAACCAAATATAATgtcaaaaaataagaaaagaaataaatgaagcaTTTTAATACAAAATGTACAGAGTATTTACAGGTTTCaatatatgtatgtgtgcgttCAACCTGCGACTAAGGCGCTGCGAGCTTCTCTGAGCGTTTCCCGTTCAAAGTGGACATGTAGAAGCAACGTGGAGTCTTATATGCTGCATGTATTGCTTTAAAAACGGCGTAATAATGGAACTTTCTACGTATACGAGGGCATGCTTTAGAAACTGACACATGGATTTGACGAGGTAATGTCACGATTGTAGAGTTGCATAATAGCTAGTCACCAGAAACGCTCTGAACCTGGCTAAATTGTTTTCTTTCAAGCTCTAGCCGCATGGCCCGTACATCTGATAAGCAACAGCCAAATTTGAGCAAAGTGGTGATTGCAATCCATGCCATCGTTTAGCAAGGAACGCTGGCCACGTGCTACCAGCACACCAAATTGAGACTACTGTTTTAATCGTTCCTGGAGTGTTCGTCGTCCTGAACATCTGTGGTCACTTAGTTTGATTCACAAATCAAATCACACTATTTCTTTAAATAGTTTCTGTCCGGCTTTCTGAGATTTCGAATTGTCGCTTCCCTTTTTACTGCATGTCAAGTTGAACATTAGTGCTTAACATCACGTTGCTTTTCAAGTAAACGAGCCTGAAGTCAAACGATCCGACTGTGCTGACTCTCTCTTGCTTCCTCTCCCTCTTGCTTGAAGCTCAATGATGCGGATTCCAAGTGAATTCTATAAACTTGCCAGACGAGGTATCCTTCCTGACTACATACACTAGATATTTTGGAATATCATCGCAGACTTTCTGCCAGTAGCTAGCAACGACTCTTCAGCGACTAAGATGAACTAACCAGCAACAGTTCGTAACGCAGTGCACACAGTTCACAGGAGTGGGTTCCGGTTCCTAATGCAACTTGCCGTTTCGTACACAAAACCACTTCGTGAGGCTCGTTTGATGACCAGTGCTGGGAGGCGCCCTGAATGCCCATTGACCTTAACGGCGAAACCCGCACTGCAATGTCCACGCCGCCGCGTGATCCCACTAGAACTTCATCATCTCATTGTTCGATTCTTTCTCCTGCTGCGCTTCACTGTTGACAACGACGTTCTCTAGGTTGATGGTGACGTTGACCGCCTTCATGTCCGCGGAAAGCGTGAGGAAGTTGCACATGAGACCGATGATGAGAATCCACTCTCCAACGGAGGACCATGGGCTGAGGCCGCGATACTGCAATGAAAGCAGAATAATGATCACTTTATATTTAAATGTACTGGTATTTATATACAGGTTCAAGAACTGCTAAACAAATGGCACGTAGACGAGGAAACAAGTTAGCAGTGGCTCCAGTAAGGCCGTGCAGAATTTTCATGGCTTGACTATATTATTTTGGTATCGTGCAAGGCGAAAACGACCTAGAGATGTTCTTGTGAGGCTTTGACCGCAAAATATAAGTAtttacgcgcacgcacgcacacgcacacacagcgataaaaaaaaaagagacgctgAAGAAAACAGACTTTTCAAAGCTATAAATATAGACATAGATTTTCATAGCGCAGGAAttcaggaaaagaaaagaaagaaaaatgcgaaaGCAAAAAGCAGAACTTCAGATAGGCGCTACTCATACTTTAGCGCCTGTTTTACTTTCTATTCCAAAAATCAACGTTGccgtgccgcttgtggctgggcgTGGCGTTTAGGAACACTTTACTCCTACCGTGCGGGAATGGTCGACTGCCCGACGTGCGACTTCTGTGAGTACGAGGAAATCACGGATCACCTATTGCGCATCTCTCACCGCTAAGACGTCCAACGCCTCTTTCTGCGTACAACTTTACACCGACTTGATTTGAGACCGTTCTCTGAGTCAAAAGTACTCGCACCATGGCCACatccgtcactggcacaaaagCGATTTGTGCACTATTGAATTACTTGAAGTGAACCGTCCCGAGATACTGCTGATAATGATCCTGCGCATCCTCCCACGTGAACCCAGTGCCTACTCCTCTCTATTTTGCTCTTTCTGTACACCGCTTTCCGTaaccctgtgtagggtagcaatccGGACGCGCAcctggttgacctctctgcctcCCCCTCCACTTGCTTTCTACCTTTCCTTTCGCTGGTATTCTTGTTTTCGTTTTCTGACTTTTTGCGGTAGAAGAATAGTGTCGTACAGTAATCACCAATTGCACCCAAGAAGTGATTTTATGAATATAGACTTCTCAGAATATCGTTGCTCTTTCTGGGGTGCTTGATTAAACCACAGCGAAACTTCTCTTATGGTAAAGGTGTACACAGATGCCAAATGCCACCGAAGAGCGAAGAAGTCTGCATGTGCACACACATGCGTGCCATGTAGTAGGCACTACTTTGGAAACACGACTCGAAAGACAACTTTTATTCTCGAAGCCTTTGCTGCCGAGGTGTGACGTGGGAATCGAGGTATGCAAGATATGCTTACAGGTAACAGGAGCATGCCTgacaagacagaaaaaaaatgctgaatGCGAATGAAAAGCGGTGACGTTGGCTAGAAGAGCTtgcctctggcctgctactccacAACCCGGCGTGAGTGTCCGAAGTCGTAGCATGCCGGCGAgccgcggtaaaagcttgtcgcACGACTGGCCCAGTCGGCAAACCTAATAATCTCTCTAATAATTTCGGTTATGTCCCAAGGCAGAGCCTCCATCTTTATGTTATTCAGAAGCTTTGGCGGTAAAATACAACCAGGGTGCGTGGCTTGGTACGAGCTTCAGCACCTTCACGCTGAGGGCACGCTTCCCCGAATTTGCAGCAATCAAGGAAGCATTGTTTTGCGCTGTCCGAAGGTTCTGGACGTAGACCGGGCGTAGGTTCTACTCCCTAAGGGCATACTGGGAAATGCTGGCTCTGTACCGACAGCGCTATTGAGCCATTCAGAATGCAGTGGCGCATCAATGCGCAAGGAGCATCAAGCAGTGCATGGTCGTTGCCACTGGCATTAGTAATTTGAATAGGCAAACACTGCGGAAGCAACAGATCAAAGCCCGCACGGTAACATAGGTGATGAAGTACATGTGTCCCATGTTGTTCATTCCAATTAATCTCCTTATTTCAAGAAAGCATCAGAAAGTACAATATCATTTCAAGATTTCAGGATCCAGCCTTACAATAGTGCCACGATGTGGGTTGGGCTTGAAGTCTTCTAGGCTGTTGAATGGAGCAAACGCGGCCACTGTTTGGTTTCGTCAAGGTAGAAGAGGATAGCACAGTTTCGCAGTAACAAAGAGCTTTCTTTGGATTGTAGAAAATGCCTATCGTAACTGCAAATTGAAAGTTCACAGTGCCACATATTCACTGCCTGGAATAACATTAGTATTTCAAGACGTTTCTCTTATCATGCTTTTGTAAATCATGGTTAGTGGCTTGACATGGAGCCATGTTGACTAATATGTTGTATATTAGACAATTACAGAGTAGCGGGCTATTGGCACTCACATCTCTTTCATTGTGGTAGGCTAACCGTCTTTTTCAACGTAATTGGAACTCATGTTAATTTTCAAGGTATTCCTTTGTAATAGTGGCATGTTTCTCTATTCAAAAACCTAACAAGTAAGGTCGCTAGGGAAACTTGCATGAAATGTTCAAAAGAAAGTACATTGTGGATGAAAAAATAGAACAATTTGCTATATAAAAAGAGCAAGTGAAAATGATTAGCTTTACAACAGGATAAATAGTTACGAAATCAATCAGTGTATAAAATGTGTGACGTGCTTGACGGCGTAACTATGTTTATTGCAGCGATGATATTTACGTATAGCGCGTATTGTTTCGCTACGTAATTCTCACACGAACAGGGGGTTAGCAGCGCAGCTGTAGTGGTAGTAGAAATGGTGTTACGTATTCGCCAACACGTTCTATTTGTGCGGCCCTGTGTCGAGCCACGTCGAGCGATGACGTTGGCTTCGCGAAACGGAAGCCCGCGGAAGACTTCGAGAAACACACGCCTCGGCGGTCAAAAGGTGCAGGGAATTAGGAAGGTCATTCGCCTTGCTATACAAATTTAGTCATTTCGGTCTTGCGACTGTACAGCACGATACATAATGTGAGCTTCTGAAACTCGTAGCTTGCGGGCTTCGACATAGACTGGAGACGCGTATAATTCACGTGCTCGACAATGTCCACTAGCAGTGAACACAGACTGGAAGTATGTATTTAATGAATTTGCAAAACTTAAATTTTGTTCCTGAGAATTGAGAGTGCTGCTTTGTTTTTTGGGGCTAAGATACTTCCAAAACTTTCCAGGGGATTGTTTTAAAAAGTTAGGAAGCGTAACTGAAAAGAAATGTGCTTTCACTGTAATAATCTTTGCTCTCATTTCATTGAGAGCACACGTGAGTTTACGTTTATGTTGAGGACCTTTTTTTGTTTTGAGCAATTTTCTTAGTCGCTTCCCTTTGCGCTTCACATGAATGATATCACGTGTTATCCATGGGTTATTTCTATTTATTCGTTTGGCTTTTGTTGGTTATAGTTATCGATGCAGTGAGATACAATTGTTTTAAACCTTTCCCATAATGTGTCTATATCAGTGTTTGAAGAATTAGCGAGTTCTTCAAATGACTGATACTCCAAAATTAAGTAATTAACTATGCTTGAGTTGTCAGCTTTTGTAAAGTCTGGATAACCAGTTTTCGAAATAGAAGGATTTGCTGCGGCCTGAATGGGAGTAGTGCATAATGTTAATTTGCCATTTGATATTCCATTTAGCACTGCTAAGTTAGTTTTATCGATCGAAAAGTGATTGCACAGAAAGATGAGGTCAAGAATGTTGGCTGCATTGCCTTGAACACGTGTGGGCTCGTTGACAACTTGTGACAAGTCAAGACTAAGCATAATATCAAAAACaatttcaaaataaataaatcaaatatGAGAATAAATCAAATATAAGAAAATAGAAAGTATCATTAGAGAAAGAACCCACTTCACGCGCCAATATCATTGTCCAGACAAAACTCGCCGATGTTGTGCAGCTTGGCAGGCAACTCAGGAATAAGTGCGACCAACAAAATGAACAGTGAGAACTGCTGTTTCTGAAATTGTGAGGCGTGCAAAGCCACAAGGAAATGTTTGCTGATTGTTGTTCTGGGAGATATGTTGTTGAATAGCTGTCCGTCCTTACGTTTATTCGTCGCCTGTGTTGTTTAgcagtgttcttttctttcttatcgtTTTTATTCTTGAAGTGTCTTTTCGCCCACGAATGGTAAGGCCGGACCCTTAGGCGTAGACCGGGCGACCGCGTTGTTGTCCGCCTTTTGTACTAGTGACATAAGCCCGGTGTTGTAATTTCCCACACTGTGCAGTGAATGCTTCCCGACTCTTTTGTGCCCTTTCGCTTTCTAGACGCCCATAGTTCTTTGCTCTAGCTCTTCAAAAGTCCGACTGCAGTCTCGGTAGTTTCATGCATGTTGTTGCTTTGCGCTCGTTTGTAATTCTTTAGGCAGACGGCTGTAATCGAATTCAAACTTGGCGAAATCCGCCCGCGATTGGGTGTGCGTGTTTGATCTGTGTGGCTTGATTGGTTCTGGTCAACGAGAAGTTGtgattggtctttttttttcttctctggctGGGTGTTAGGATGATTCCCGAGGCGCCCGGCGAGAATTCACGCCAGAGACACCAAGAGACCAGTTCACAGTGACTGCTGCTCTTATGACATAACTATGTGATGCGCAATTGCCTAAATCTGTAATTCGAGTAACTAAACGTAAAACCATCTCAGGAAAATGTCTACGGATCTCCTGCGCGCACGTCTGAGCTGTCCTGTACGGAGCAAGTAGCGACAACACATTACGCTACAGTATGCTACGCTCCGTCACTTCTTGAAACCCACGAAAACTGAAACCTTTAAATGTGACACGAGTAACTTTTTGAAATTGCGAGGCTAGCCAAATTGAAATGTTTACCGACAGGGAATTTCAAAGCGTTTGAAGCGGATTTACCAGTTCGTACGCCGCTATAATATAGCTTCGCTAGGCCACTTCGCATAGTGTAACACACCTGAAACTACGGCGTAGTGAATTTCGCATCAGCTAAGCTAGATTGTTAGTTATTCTCTCCCTCACAATTTAAAACGGGCATAGCACTTAACACTGCCTTCACACCGTAAAAAATTGCAAATAGTTAAGCTTTAAGAATAGGAGTCGTAATGAAGAGGAGTACGCCTCTCATGGGGATTGAATACTAATGTGGTACAAGGGCGCTACCTGTTCAATGCCCAGCCACCAGAACAGGCGCCAGCATTAGAAGCAGTGCAGACCGTTGCTCTTGATTAACTTTTAAATTCCATCAAAACTAGGCTCTTGAAGAGCGTCATTAGGAAAAACTAGAGTAAACTttaccaccaccacaaccacaggTGGATACTTTGTTTATGGCTATCGGGGCGATAAGTCCTATGCGTGTTGTTGAAGGCCGTAAAATGTAACGAACATTGCTGGAATGACCAAAAAGGAATAGTGGAAATCATAGTGTGAATGACAAGCATCCAAGATCAGAAAACTGCGACGAAGAGAAAAAAGGGCCCACAACTGCATGGAGGTGCATTTTTAGACGGCGTGAAGATTCATGCCGTCAGAATGACACTAATACACGTTTCTTCTGTAAGGGTTTGTTTGGCAATTTCAACACATTCACTAATCCCGTCACGGAATGGTGTCCTGATTTACAGCATCACGGCCTGGGACTCTCCAGTGCACTTTCAATAGTTTGATAACCGAGCTCGATCCATAGCTACGATCTATTCGACAAGGACAGCATAATTAGAAAtctaagacaaagaaaagagGTCTGGAAACATGCTGTCGATGTGTTATGTTTGCATGCTTGTAAATGCCAGTATGATTGCAGTGCGATAGTATAGTAGCCAATGCTCCCACTTCTTGACTTTTTGGCTAAAATCAAAGCGTTCAAACTGATCAAAGTGAACTTCGACGAAcaataaagcaataaaagaaaagcgaCACACAACATTACAGCGACGTGACGTCAGGTGTGGGGATGGAAGGGGTCGGTGTGGGAAAGAGTAAGGGTGGAGGGTGGCCGCATTTCCTCACTCATGACGTACATGACACAAGCAAATAAGTTATTTTCTACGAGTAGTAAAATTTTTTCCTTCAATGGTTGGCGGCGCCTTAAATTTCAAACGGGGGCCATTATCCTAAGGGGCCTCACGAAATGCGTTTTTAATTTCTTCGTACATAATTATGTATTTGTTGCATAAACAATTGGTAGGATGGAATACTCTATTGCCGCATACTTCAATTTATTCGAGAACATTCTTGGCTTCAGCCATTCGCGAGGGTCTTAGAATATGTTTCATTCCATAAAACGCGAAATCACGTAAGCTTACCGCTTCCTCCCAGTACCGCCCACCCACTCAGACTGGCTGATAAGTTCGCCCCTTCTTCCCACCCCGAAAGAGCGAGCATGTTCGCAGCAAACAACGCGTTCTTCAAGGATACTGGCTATAGCACCGCCAATGGTGGCCAACGAGGCGACTATCCTGGCGTATCCGAGCACTGGACGACAGTGGTCGTGCCCCAGCAACCACACGAACATGGCCTGGATGATGAAGTAGCCCGTCGAGAAAACGAAAGCCAGACCGGCGCCAGCGATGTGTGGAAGGAGAACCGGCAGCAactgcggaataaaaaaaaattagcacaGAAGAATCTAAGGTTCAGGACAAAGAGGATCTAAATTTGAACATGTATAATTAATGCACGTTCGTGTACATTCGCCTTGCGGATGAAATGTGCATGCATATTAAGAACGCACTTGTTAACGGCACTCCAAGGGACATTAAGTTTGATGTGACAAAGCATATAGCTAAATGAAGCCACGCTTGCAACTTGGTGAAGAAGAACTTGCAAAAAAGTGTGCTTTTGCAAGaggcaaaatttaaaaaatatggcTAATTTATGACCGGGCGTTTAGACTCTAGTGTAATTTGCATTCGGTACTCATAGCTTCGTGCAGATTCAAACGAAGAAGTCTAAATAAAAACATAAATCCTAGCGCTTACTGTGTTATATGTGTTGGACGTAAATGAGGTGCCTATTGTTGATTGTTAATGCTAGTGTAAAACATTTTTGTGAAACGTCTAAACTAGCGCTGCACTCAGATGCGTCTAGTCCGAGAAACTTTTCAAAGCTATATATTTGCCTACAGCCGAACATCCTTCGTGACCAATGAATGTGCAATGTGTTTTATCGTATCTAACACTAAGTCAGTCTAGATAGATAAGGTATTAATTCCTCCAAAGCTCTACTTTTGTTAATGTTATCGTAGTGGGCAATTATCGGAAGAGAAAATGAACCTGAAAGTTCCACTTCATGAATATTGCGCCGTAATTCAAGTACCAGTACGTCCAGATTTCAGATTTATTATCAGAATACGTGTGATACAGTGCAAAAGAATACATAAATGCGAAGGGCGTCTCAAAGCCACGAGAATCAGAGCGAGACCTCCTGTTAGACTGTACATCCTGGTGAACAGTGATAAACGCAAGAAACTACATTAGACATAAAGTTGATGCAAGTCAGAAACAAACATGCATGACAATGTTCTACACGGAAAAGCTGTTAGCATGAACAATATGAAATAATCATGCGTTTAACAAATGCGACCGCAAGTTTTTTTTAGATATGTTACGATGGATCCCTTCCTAATTCCCGCAGGCAAAGAACTCAAAAATGAAACTGATGAAAAATGTTGCGTATACTTACCGTAATTCGTGCGGTGTTTAGACAAGAGTAATTAGTTAATGTTGCAAAGCCAGTCAATGGTACACGAGGAAACGGATTTGGGAGTGTGAATTCAAGGATTTCAAACATGCATATTTTCGTAATTGAGCCACTGTGACGCGGTGAAGGATCTTGAGCTTACTAAGTTTAGTCTTTGGCTTTTTTGAATGCAATTTGCAGCAATACCTCGTGATAACAAAGCTCAATGGGGAGTCGAATTGGTTTGTCATATCAATTATTGCATGTACGGCACTACGGATCTTTGTCGTGAATTCAAATTTAATTTCACTTATTTTGTTAAttccattatttcgttatatgCCGCTTGGTTACGACGAGGTCTGGTTGTAGTCTGTCTTTAAAAAAATAACTTTAACAAGGCCAGTGCAGACGCCGCAAAGACacgtgacgtcacagcgagcTAGTCCTGGAACTTgcaggcggcgtcgccacctgtatttTGGTCTTGCGTATTTAATGTGTTACGAAGCCTCTTCGCACGATAAGGTTGACTTCTGTTTAGTATTGTAGAATAGTTATTTACTTACACGACTCAagctatttttctctttagtatccctttGTGCGCACGTGCACAAACATTTGTTCGAGTGAGTGTTAAAAAAACATTGCCTATTGGTTTGCTTGCTGAAGATTAGTATTCACTAAACGACGCTCGCGTATTACCGGGTATCGAAGTAACTGAACGTTAACTGATTATCATTTCAGCAGTGTTCAAATGTCAATGGTTTAACGCTTCGGCTGATACACACAAACCACTCGACACTTACTGTCTGCGCATCAACTTCTTTAAGAAAGCAGGCGCTTTGCCGACTTGAGAGTCTGCAAAAGGCGGAAGAGAAAGATAGCAGAACGTAGCGTTGAGGTATAAGAAGGCAGTAAGACACATTAACAGATATAGAAAAGAGATAGCGAAACTGACAAGCAGTGTACGTACACTGAAAGGAGCAAGTGTCTTAAGGATGCAATGAGAGGCTGGTTTCTTGGGAAGTCCTCTATAGACAGACAAGAATCAAGAAACATACGTTATAGGTGCAAGAGCACATTACATTTCCAACTTAGCGCTCCGCAATGTGTCTATGACACTAGGTGTGGCCGAATGGTGGATGAGCACTGTCACGACATAATGCTGCACAAATGTGATCCGCAGGAAGAGTATTCAGCTCTTGATGCTGGTGCACCGAGCGCTGAGGTGACAGTCGGCCAAATGCATTAAATGAACAGCCTCAACAACAGTGAACACGGGCACCGACGGCGTTTCGTAATTTCTGAATGAGAAGCAATGGAAAGCGTTCATCGGCACTAGAGTACAT
This region includes:
- the LOC126537545 gene encoding DNA damage-regulated autophagy modulator protein 1-like isoform X2, coding for MEIKVSKLHWFPWIFVFTLTITVMIVYAWSVLIGDVPVFLPYVSDAGGNPPQSALFGLALIACILSGLIPMLVRFFAVRAVECKRKKFVTLLNYLSLISGLLAGVGLAMVATNPVSHIRRDGTWLLPVLLPHIAGAGLAFVFSTGYFIIQAMFVWLLGHDHCRPVLGYARIVASLATIGGAIAMAAFAPFNSLEDFKPNPHRGTIYRGLSPWSSVGEWILIIGLMCNFLTLSADMKAVNVTINLENVVVNSEAQQEKESNNEMMKF
- the LOC126537545 gene encoding DNA damage-regulated autophagy modulator protein 1-like isoform X1 → MSQLQEGNYLRVVSGMEIKVSKLHWFPWIFVFTLTITVMIVYAWSVLIGDVPVFLPYVSDAGGNPPQSALFGLALIACILSGLIPMLVRFFAVRAVECKRKKFVTLLNYLSLISGLLAGVGLAMVATNPVSHIRRDGTWLLPVLLPHIAGAGLAFVFSTGYFIIQAMFVWLLGHDHCRPVLGYARIVASLATIGGAIAMAAFAPFNSLEDFKPNPHRGTIYRGLSPWSSVGEWILIIGLMCNFLTLSADMKAVNVTINLENVVVNSEAQQEKESNNEMMKF